The following are encoded in a window of Amycolatopsis lexingtonensis genomic DNA:
- a CDS encoding glycosyltransferase, which translates to MPGKTATPAPTTQAGAAAETRFTEHTPQGRLTAQRGLYAGPAPIVSKDLYAELEWGSAVRERAVISLEPASKVSGNTYFGRFPASYWQRWTTVSEVSVEAVVTGTGLLSMGASDVEGEPRVVAAEQVADATQLKVVLTGKLDKFYDGGALWLDLETEGGQTLRVEQVRWTVEAPEKIRPTAVTICTMNRADDCLKNLQALAADVSSLETLDAIYVADQGTDLVESREGFEQVAKDLADKLHYIKQPNLGGAGGFTRGLFEVAGHTATEHANVLFMDDDVLLEPDLVIRMTAFSNRAANPIIVGGQMLNLFHPNQLHVGAEYARLNTLEPGQPVEHSLSTADLLGVDEETLKPNRQERRLDAGYNGWWSCLIPYEVVQATGYPLPFFFQWDDAEYSYRARAHGFPTVTLPGAGVWHADFHMKDWDEWHRYFNLRNSIITAALHSPFNLNLLSRVLLAQLVRYLLGMQYGLSATLIKAVEDFLEGPEILRDGGVEAMQEIRRIRDAYPETKRHKATDVPGIASNDIGIINSAPRPSMQRLVLIKRVLDRVLGRSRFGLGAVPIDEANWWHIALFDTAVVTDANQEGVRVRSYDKVKMFDLAKRGAKVVQRLRKEGAAVQEQYKRAMPELTSRENWKRLYKL; encoded by the coding sequence ATGCCCGGTAAAACAGCCACCCCGGCGCCGACCACCCAAGCCGGCGCGGCCGCCGAGACGCGGTTCACCGAGCACACTCCGCAGGGTCGCCTGACGGCGCAGCGTGGGCTCTACGCCGGCCCGGCGCCGATCGTCAGCAAGGACCTGTACGCCGAGCTTGAGTGGGGCTCGGCCGTGCGGGAACGTGCGGTGATCTCCCTGGAGCCCGCCTCCAAGGTGTCGGGCAACACGTACTTCGGCCGGTTCCCGGCCAGCTACTGGCAGCGTTGGACGACCGTGTCAGAGGTCTCGGTCGAGGCCGTCGTGACCGGCACCGGCCTGCTGTCGATGGGTGCGTCCGACGTCGAGGGTGAGCCGCGTGTGGTGGCCGCCGAGCAGGTCGCCGACGCCACGCAGCTGAAGGTCGTGCTGACCGGCAAGCTGGACAAGTTCTACGACGGTGGCGCGCTCTGGCTGGACCTGGAGACCGAGGGTGGCCAGACGCTGCGGGTGGAGCAGGTCCGCTGGACGGTCGAGGCGCCGGAGAAGATCCGCCCGACGGCGGTGACGATCTGCACGATGAACCGCGCCGACGACTGCCTGAAGAACCTGCAGGCGCTCGCCGCGGACGTCTCCTCGCTGGAGACCCTGGACGCGATCTACGTCGCCGACCAGGGCACCGACCTGGTGGAGTCGCGTGAGGGGTTCGAGCAGGTCGCGAAGGACCTCGCGGACAAGCTGCACTACATCAAGCAGCCGAACCTCGGTGGTGCCGGTGGTTTCACCCGCGGTCTGTTCGAGGTGGCCGGGCACACCGCGACCGAGCACGCGAACGTCCTGTTCATGGACGACGACGTGCTGCTCGAGCCGGACCTGGTGATCCGGATGACGGCGTTCTCCAACCGCGCCGCCAACCCGATCATCGTCGGCGGCCAGATGCTGAACCTGTTCCACCCGAACCAGCTGCACGTCGGCGCCGAGTACGCCCGGCTCAACACCCTCGAGCCCGGCCAGCCGGTCGAGCACTCGCTGTCGACGGCCGACCTGCTCGGCGTGGACGAGGAGACGCTCAAGCCGAACCGTCAGGAGCGCCGCCTCGACGCCGGCTACAACGGCTGGTGGTCGTGCCTGATCCCGTACGAGGTCGTGCAGGCGACCGGCTACCCGCTGCCGTTCTTCTTCCAGTGGGACGACGCGGAGTACTCCTACCGGGCCCGCGCGCACGGCTTCCCGACCGTGACGCTGCCGGGCGCGGGCGTGTGGCACGCGGACTTCCACATGAAGGACTGGGACGAGTGGCACCGGTACTTCAACCTGCGTAACTCGATCATCACCGCCGCGCTGCACTCGCCGTTCAACCTGAACCTGCTCTCGCGGGTGCTGCTGGCGCAGCTGGTGCGCTATCTGCTCGGCATGCAGTACGGCTTGTCGGCGACGCTGATCAAGGCCGTCGAGGACTTCCTCGAGGGTCCGGAGATCCTGCGTGACGGTGGGGTCGAGGCGATGCAGGAGATCCGCCGGATCCGCGACGCCTACCCGGAGACCAAGCGGCACAAGGCGACCGACGTCCCGGGTATCGCGTCCAACGACATCGGCATCATCAACAGCGCGCCGCGGCCCAGCATGCAGCGCCTGGTGCTGATCAAGCGCGTGCTCGACCGGGTCCTCGGCCGCAGCCGCTTCGGCCTCGGCGCGGTCCCGATCGACGAGGCGAACTGGTGGCACATCGCCCTGTTCGACACGGCGGTCGTGACGGACGCGAACCAGGAAGGCGTCCGCGTCCGGTCCTACGACAAGGTCAAGATGTTCGACCTGGCCAAGCGTGGAGCGAAGGTGGTCCAGCGGCTGCGCAAGGAAGGCGCGGCGGTGCAGGAGCAGTACAAGCGCGCCATGCCCGAGCTGACCTCGCGCGAGAACTGGAAGCGCCTGTACAAGCTCTGA
- a CDS encoding GtrA family protein, translating to MVATDPQADIAAAQPSSIGLLGQLIRFALIGGFCALVDLGTYTLLTQVAGMATSPWVDVARAISFIVGTTTAFFLNRKFTFSGGRRDGKAQVGSFVLLYTVTFFVAVGVNQLMLQVLPESAWQHTLCWAVSQATATVINFVMLKWVVFREPSTEEN from the coding sequence GTGGTGGCGACCGATCCGCAAGCCGACATCGCAGCTGCTCAGCCGTCCAGCATCGGACTGCTCGGGCAGCTCATTCGCTTCGCCCTGATCGGCGGCTTCTGCGCCCTGGTCGACCTGGGCACGTACACGCTGCTGACCCAGGTGGCCGGGATGGCCACTTCACCGTGGGTCGACGTCGCCCGCGCTATCTCTTTCATCGTGGGCACGACCACGGCCTTCTTCCTGAACCGGAAGTTCACCTTCTCGGGTGGGCGCCGTGACGGCAAGGCGCAGGTCGGCTCGTTCGTCCTGCTCTACACCGTGACGTTCTTCGTCGCGGTCGGGGTGAACCAGCTGATGCTGCAGGTTCTGCCGGAATCGGCGTGGCAGCACACACTGTGCTGGGCCGTGTCGCAGGCCACGGCCACGGTGATCAATTTCGTGATGCTCAAGTGGGTCGTCTTCCGCGAGCCGTCGACCGAGGAGAACTGA
- a CDS encoding FAD-binding oxidoreductase, producing MTHVPETQRRTLSGWGRTAPTVADVLTTPDVETIARAVRQAGGRGVIARGLGRSYGDPAQNAGGLVVDMTALDRIHSIDPDSGLVDLDAGVSLDKLMREALPHGLWVPVLPGTRQVTIGGAIANDIHGKNHHSAGSFGNHVVSMDLLTADGQVRTLTPEGPESELFWATVAGIGLTGIIVRATVRMKKTETAYFIVDADRTSNLDETLGLFTDGSDLTYDYSMSVPDLISSDHRLGRATFSRGSLAKLDQLPPKLRAEPLKFDAPQLATLPDVFPNGLGNKLTFGLINELWQKTVPKKGARGKIQNLTQFYHPLDMLSEWNRAYGSKGFLQYQFSVPFGAEDQLKAICRRIATSGHYSFLNVFKRMGDANPAPMSWPSPGWMLSVDFPIKDGLSRFCLELDDAVLAAGGRLYTAKDSRTSAETFAKMYPRLEEWRKIRASVDPEGVFASDMSRRLEL from the coding sequence GTGACCCACGTACCCGAGACACAGCGACGCACGCTTTCCGGCTGGGGACGCACCGCTCCGACCGTCGCCGACGTCCTGACCACACCGGACGTCGAGACCATCGCGCGCGCCGTGCGCCAGGCCGGCGGGCGCGGCGTCATCGCTCGTGGCCTCGGCCGGTCCTACGGCGACCCGGCGCAGAACGCGGGCGGCCTGGTCGTCGACATGACCGCGCTCGACCGGATCCACTCGATCGACCCCGACTCGGGCCTGGTCGACCTGGACGCCGGCGTCAGCCTCGACAAGCTGATGCGCGAGGCGCTGCCGCACGGCCTGTGGGTCCCGGTGCTCCCGGGCACCCGGCAGGTGACGATCGGCGGCGCGATCGCCAACGACATCCACGGCAAGAACCACCACAGCGCGGGCAGCTTCGGCAACCACGTCGTGTCGATGGACCTGCTGACCGCGGACGGCCAGGTGCGCACGCTGACCCCGGAGGGCCCCGAGTCGGAGCTGTTCTGGGCGACCGTCGCCGGCATCGGCCTGACCGGGATCATCGTCCGGGCGACGGTCCGGATGAAGAAGACCGAGACCGCGTACTTCATCGTGGACGCCGACCGCACGTCGAACCTGGACGAGACGCTCGGCCTGTTCACCGACGGCTCGGACCTGACCTACGACTACTCGATGTCGGTGCCGGACCTGATCTCGTCGGACCACCGCCTCGGCCGGGCGACGTTCTCGCGCGGCTCGCTGGCGAAGCTCGACCAGCTGCCGCCGAAGCTGCGCGCCGAGCCGCTGAAGTTCGACGCGCCGCAGCTGGCGACCCTGCCGGACGTCTTCCCGAACGGCCTGGGCAACAAGCTCACGTTCGGGCTGATCAACGAGCTGTGGCAGAAGACCGTGCCCAAGAAGGGCGCGCGCGGCAAGATCCAGAACCTGACGCAGTTCTACCACCCGCTGGACATGCTGAGCGAGTGGAACCGCGCCTACGGCTCCAAGGGCTTCCTGCAGTACCAGTTCTCGGTGCCGTTCGGCGCGGAGGACCAGCTCAAGGCCATCTGCCGGCGGATCGCGACCTCGGGCCACTACTCGTTCCTCAACGTCTTCAAGCGCATGGGCGACGCCAACCCGGCGCCGATGTCGTGGCCGTCGCCGGGCTGGATGCTCAGCGTCGACTTCCCGATCAAGGACGGCCTGAGCCGGTTCTGCCTGGAGCTGGACGACGCCGTGCTCGCCGCGGGTGGCCGGCTGTACACCGCGAAGGACTCCCGGACGTCGGCGGAGACGTTCGCGAAGATGTACCCGCGGCTCGAAGAATGGCGCAAGATCCGCGCTTCCGTTGACCCCGAAGGCGTTTTCGCCTCTGACATGAGCCGGAGGCTCGAACTGTGA
- a CDS encoding decaprenylphospho-beta-D-erythro-pentofuranosid-2-ulose 2-reductase, with translation MIDAVGNPQSLLLLGGTSDIALAIAEKYLAEKPLRVVLAARPSPRLDAAAQRLKDKGAEVSTVDFDAKDTASHPGVLDKAFEGGDIDVAVVAFGLLGDPEEVWQDHAKAVELATVNYTAAVSVGVALSEKLKAQGHGTVIALSSVAGERVRRSNFVYGSTKAGFDGFYLGLGEALAPSGVQVTVVRPGHVKTKMTEGLKDAPLAQTAEQVAETAVTAARAGKDLVWAPAQFRLVMSALRHVPRPIFRKLPI, from the coding sequence GTGATCGACGCGGTGGGCAACCCCCAATCCCTGCTCCTGCTCGGCGGCACGTCCGACATCGCGCTGGCGATCGCCGAGAAGTACCTGGCCGAGAAGCCGCTGCGGGTCGTGCTGGCCGCGCGCCCGTCGCCCCGCCTGGACGCGGCCGCGCAGCGCCTGAAGGACAAGGGCGCCGAGGTGTCCACTGTGGACTTCGACGCCAAGGACACGGCGTCGCACCCGGGCGTGCTGGACAAGGCGTTCGAGGGCGGCGACATCGACGTGGCAGTCGTGGCGTTCGGCCTGCTCGGCGACCCGGAAGAGGTCTGGCAGGACCACGCGAAGGCCGTCGAGCTGGCGACCGTGAACTACACGGCCGCGGTGTCGGTCGGCGTCGCGCTGTCGGAGAAGCTCAAGGCGCAGGGCCACGGCACGGTGATCGCGCTGTCGTCGGTGGCCGGCGAGCGCGTCCGGCGGTCCAACTTCGTCTACGGCTCCACGAAGGCCGGTTTCGACGGGTTCTACCTGGGCCTGGGCGAGGCGCTCGCGCCGTCCGGCGTGCAGGTGACGGTCGTCCGGCCGGGTCACGTCAAGACGAAGATGACCGAGGGCCTGAAGGACGCTCCCCTGGCGCAGACCGCCGAGCAGGTGGCGGAGACCGCCGTCACGGCCGCGCGAGCGGGCAAGGACCTCGTGTGGGCGCCGGCGCAGTTCCGCCTGGTGATGTCGGCACTGCGGCACGTGCCGCGGCCGATCTTCCGCAAGCTGCCGATCTGA
- a CDS encoding decaprenyl-phosphate phosphoribosyltransferase — MSETTEQRPSEETAVTSEAPETTEPTASRGRFGLVGGVIKTARPRQWVKNVLVFAAPFFAFSKSTDRTGLLIDAIIAFVAFSLTASSVYLINDAIDVEADKAHPTKRNRPIAAGIVPVPVAYGAAVVFFLAGLGVSFIASWQLAVVLAVYEAVQLGYCFGLKHQPVVDLAIVGSGFLMRSIAGGVAGGIALSQWFLLVTAFGSLFMVAGKRYAEIMLFERTGAKIRSSLKKYSASYLRFVWATSAAILIMSYCLWAFEIRQTEHNSVWALISMVPFVVAVLRYAVDVDGGIAGEPEEIALKDRILQVLGATWVVTLFLSFYL; from the coding sequence ATGAGCGAAACGACCGAGCAGCGCCCCAGTGAGGAAACGGCCGTGACTTCCGAGGCTCCGGAGACCACGGAGCCCACCGCGTCACGCGGCCGGTTCGGCCTGGTCGGCGGCGTCATCAAGACGGCGCGGCCGCGCCAGTGGGTGAAGAACGTCCTGGTCTTCGCGGCCCCGTTCTTCGCGTTCTCGAAGTCGACCGACCGCACCGGTCTCCTGATCGACGCGATCATCGCCTTCGTGGCCTTCTCCCTGACGGCGAGCTCGGTCTACCTGATCAACGACGCCATCGACGTCGAGGCCGACAAGGCGCACCCGACCAAGCGCAACCGGCCGATCGCGGCCGGCATCGTGCCGGTCCCCGTCGCGTACGGGGCCGCGGTCGTGTTCTTCCTGGCCGGCCTCGGCGTGTCGTTCATCGCCAGCTGGCAGCTGGCGGTCGTGCTGGCGGTCTACGAAGCCGTCCAGCTCGGCTACTGCTTCGGCCTCAAGCACCAGCCGGTGGTCGACCTGGCCATCGTCGGTTCGGGCTTCCTGATGCGCTCGATCGCCGGTGGCGTCGCGGGCGGCATCGCGCTGTCCCAGTGGTTCCTGCTGGTCACGGCGTTCGGCTCGCTGTTCATGGTGGCGGGCAAGCGCTACGCGGAGATCATGCTGTTCGAGCGGACGGGCGCGAAGATCCGCTCGTCGCTGAAGAAGTATTCGGCCAGCTACCTGCGGTTCGTCTGGGCGACGTCGGCGGCGATCCTGATCATGTCGTACTGCCTCTGGGCGTTCGAGATCCGCCAGACCGAGCACAACTCGGTGTGGGCGCTCATCTCGATGGTCCCGTTCGTGGTGGCGGTGCTGCGCTACGCGGTCGACGTCGACGGCGGCATCGCGGGCGAGCCCGAGGAGATCGCGCTCAAGGACCGCATCCTGCAGGTGCTGGGCGCGACCTGGGTGGTCACGCTGTTCCTGTCGTTCTACCTGTGA
- a CDS encoding phosphatase PAP2 family protein: MLEKGQPTGEVAVLAKAQGFLKSEASVKAARGLSHFGEHSAGWFALGLIGAAVDKKRRKDWLVASVGVVGAHAASIAVKRVVRRPRPDHPSVEVLVGTPSKLSFPSSHATSTTAAAVLYSGLTGRNLVPALVPPMLASRLVLGVHYPTDVLAGAALGGLVGGLIRRKLKKNP; the protein is encoded by the coding sequence ATGCTTGAGAAGGGGCAGCCCACCGGAGAGGTGGCGGTCCTGGCCAAGGCCCAGGGCTTTCTGAAGAGTGAAGCTTCGGTGAAGGCTGCGCGCGGCCTTTCCCACTTCGGCGAGCACAGCGCCGGGTGGTTCGCCCTCGGCCTGATCGGCGCCGCGGTCGACAAGAAGCGGCGCAAGGACTGGCTGGTCGCCTCGGTGGGCGTCGTCGGCGCGCACGCCGCGTCCATCGCGGTGAAACGCGTGGTCAGGCGCCCCCGGCCGGACCACCCGAGCGTCGAGGTCCTGGTCGGCACGCCGAGCAAGCTGAGCTTCCCGTCGTCGCACGCGACGTCCACTACGGCGGCGGCGGTGCTCTACTCCGGATTGACCGGGCGTAACCTGGTGCCCGCCCTGGTACCGCCGATGCTGGCCTCGAGGCTCGTGCTCGGCGTTCACTATCCGACAGACGTTTTGGCCGGTGCAGCTCTCGGGGGGCTCGTCGGTGGTCTGATACGACGGAAGCTGAAGAAGAATCCATGA
- the glf gene encoding UDP-galactopyranose mutase — protein MSAHTNPAQITEDDFAGYDLVVVGSGFFGLTVAERAAAELGKKVLILERRSHIGGNAYSEAEPETGIEVHKYGAHLFHTSNKRVWEYVNRFTEFTNYQHRVFARVKDQVYSFPMNLALINQFFGKSHTPDEARELIAKQSSEFETSAAQNLEEKAISLVGRPLYEAFIRGYTAKQWENDPKNLGENIITRLPVRYNFDNRYFNDTYEGLPVNGYTAWLEKMAEHENIEIRLNVDYFDVREHIPAGTPTVYTGPLDRYFGYSAGRFTWRTVDFESEVAQTGDFQGTSVVNYNDQEVPYTRIIEFRHFHPERDYPKDKTVIFREYSRFATEEDEPYYPINTPENREKLEAYRELAKVEAREKNVLFGGRLGTYKYLDMHMAIGSALSAFDNKIAPHLTDGAPLDGSLDA, from the coding sequence GTGAGCGCGCACACGAACCCCGCACAGATTACTGAAGACGATTTCGCAGGTTACGACCTCGTCGTCGTCGGGTCCGGTTTCTTCGGCCTGACCGTCGCCGAACGGGCCGCGGCCGAGCTGGGCAAGAAGGTCCTCATCCTCGAGCGGCGCAGCCACATCGGCGGCAACGCCTACTCCGAGGCCGAGCCGGAGACCGGGATCGAGGTGCACAAGTACGGCGCGCACCTGTTCCACACCTCGAACAAGCGCGTCTGGGAGTACGTGAACCGCTTCACCGAGTTCACGAACTACCAGCACCGCGTGTTCGCGCGGGTCAAGGACCAGGTCTACTCGTTCCCGATGAACCTGGCCCTGATCAACCAGTTCTTCGGCAAGTCGCACACCCCGGACGAGGCCCGCGAGCTGATCGCCAAGCAGTCGTCCGAGTTCGAGACCTCCGCCGCCCAGAACCTCGAGGAGAAGGCCATCTCGCTGGTCGGCCGTCCCCTCTACGAGGCGTTCATCCGCGGTTACACCGCGAAGCAGTGGGAGAACGACCCGAAGAACCTGGGCGAGAACATCATCACGCGCCTGCCGGTCCGCTACAACTTCGACAACCGGTACTTCAACGACACCTACGAGGGCCTGCCCGTCAACGGGTACACCGCGTGGCTCGAGAAGATGGCCGAGCACGAGAACATCGAGATCCGCCTGAACGTCGACTACTTCGACGTCCGCGAGCACATCCCGGCGGGCACCCCGACCGTCTACACCGGGCCGCTGGACCGCTACTTCGGCTACTCGGCGGGCCGGTTCACCTGGCGCACCGTCGACTTCGAGTCCGAGGTCGCCCAGACCGGCGACTTCCAGGGCACCTCGGTCGTCAACTACAACGACCAGGAAGTCCCGTACACCCGGATCATCGAGTTCCGCCACTTCCACCCGGAGCGGGACTACCCGAAGGACAAGACGGTCATCTTCCGCGAGTACTCCCGCTTCGCGACCGAGGAAGACGAGCCGTACTACCCGATCAACACGCCGGAGAACCGCGAGAAGCTCGAGGCCTACCGCGAGCTGGCCAAGGTCGAGGCGCGCGAGAAGAACGTGCTGTTCGGCGGCCGGCTGGGGACGTACAAGTACCTCGACATGCACATGGCCATCGGCTCGGCGCTGTCGGCGTTCGACAACAAGATCGCCCCGCACCTGACCGACGGCGCGCCGCTCGACGGGTCCCTCGATGCTTGA
- a CDS encoding DUF6541 family protein, with amino-acid sequence MPAPEDFWSYFTAVATYLAVLAVPGGVVGWAAGLRGWALAGLAPLLSYAITGLAGPWLAIAHVPYGPASVAACTLLLAAVLYGLRRLFAARGWSTPGAEEPAVPWTRRAHLAVGACVAVATAVSIAVVVSGRGGTTAVFQRWDTVFHANGIRYIAETGDGSLTGMGTINWYPDGSFYPNAYHLVGALVYQLSGTSIPVTLNAVTMPIAGLFAIAMVALVRQLGGRAVFAGSAALVAGGATTGAYESVSSGLLPFALGIVLTPLAVVALQRFVVRPGIDTGAVLALSATGLLAAHSSALFGALLFAFPLVVQRWYRALRGKRVDGVPEGRAAWRVVGGDVLRMLPVMVTAGVLAAPMILGAITFTSGSYPYHAWGSHMPVWKALAMLATFKQVLPVPQIWLTVFLAIGVFTLGALRRLRWLVLSALGLSALFVVVACFGGEDWVISLSRPWWNDRFRLMALAAIPLCLLAAHGMSEAQRWLAKAAGSRAWVRARPWLTGRVGLASAVLLVVAMGVLTGGFYRAANAKTVSLLYYNGLPGEVVPPVSADEIEAMDRLGTLGIPADQKVLNDRLDGTAWMYALTGVHPVAGHYDAGVAPKDAVYLAQHFADFDSDPEVRAAVRRLNIHYVLVGSGTIRRDTPIARGLQHLDGHDFVKAVYRNPGAVIYRIVK; translated from the coding sequence GTGCCTGCACCCGAGGACTTCTGGAGCTACTTCACCGCCGTGGCCACGTATCTGGCCGTGCTGGCGGTGCCCGGCGGGGTCGTCGGGTGGGCCGCCGGCCTGCGCGGCTGGGCCCTGGCCGGGCTCGCGCCGCTGCTCAGCTACGCCATCACCGGCCTGGCCGGTCCGTGGCTCGCCATCGCGCACGTCCCGTACGGCCCGGCGAGCGTCGCCGCGTGCACCCTCCTGCTCGCCGCCGTGCTCTACGGCCTGCGCCGGCTGTTCGCCGCGCGCGGCTGGTCGACGCCGGGCGCCGAGGAGCCCGCGGTCCCGTGGACGCGCCGGGCGCACCTGGCCGTCGGCGCCTGCGTCGCGGTCGCCACCGCCGTCTCGATCGCCGTCGTGGTCTCCGGCCGGGGCGGGACGACCGCGGTGTTCCAGCGCTGGGACACCGTGTTCCACGCGAACGGCATCCGCTACATCGCCGAGACCGGCGACGGCTCGCTGACCGGCATGGGCACCATCAACTGGTACCCCGACGGCTCCTTCTACCCGAACGCGTACCACCTGGTCGGCGCGCTGGTCTACCAGCTGTCCGGGACGTCGATCCCGGTGACGCTCAACGCCGTGACGATGCCGATCGCCGGGCTGTTCGCGATCGCCATGGTCGCGCTGGTGCGCCAGCTCGGCGGCCGCGCGGTGTTCGCCGGCAGCGCCGCGCTGGTCGCGGGCGGCGCGACGACCGGGGCGTACGAGTCGGTGTCGAGCGGGCTGCTGCCGTTCGCGCTCGGCATCGTGCTGACGCCGCTGGCGGTGGTCGCGCTGCAGCGGTTCGTGGTGCGGCCGGGCATCGACACCGGCGCCGTGCTGGCGCTGAGCGCGACCGGGCTGCTCGCCGCGCACTCCAGCGCGCTGTTCGGGGCCCTCCTGTTCGCGTTCCCGCTGGTCGTGCAGCGCTGGTACCGGGCGCTGCGCGGCAAGCGCGTCGACGGCGTCCCCGAGGGCCGCGCGGCGTGGCGGGTCGTCGGCGGCGACGTGCTGCGGATGCTGCCGGTGATGGTCACGGCGGGCGTGCTGGCCGCGCCGATGATCCTCGGCGCGATCACCTTCACGTCCGGCTCGTACCCGTACCACGCCTGGGGCTCGCACATGCCGGTGTGGAAGGCGCTGGCCATGCTGGCGACGTTCAAGCAGGTGCTGCCGGTCCCGCAGATCTGGCTGACGGTGTTCCTCGCGATCGGCGTCTTCACGCTCGGCGCGCTGCGGCGGCTGCGCTGGCTGGTGCTCTCGGCGCTCGGGCTGTCCGCGCTGTTCGTGGTCGTCGCCTGCTTCGGCGGCGAAGACTGGGTGATCAGCCTGTCCCGGCCCTGGTGGAACGACCGCTTCCGGCTGATGGCGCTGGCCGCGATCCCGCTGTGCCTGCTCGCCGCGCACGGCATGAGCGAGGCCCAGCGGTGGCTGGCGAAGGCCGCCGGGAGCCGCGCGTGGGTGCGGGCGCGGCCGTGGCTGACCGGCCGGGTCGGGCTGGCGTCGGCGGTCCTGCTGGTCGTCGCGATGGGCGTGCTGACCGGCGGGTTCTACCGCGCGGCCAACGCCAAGACGGTGTCGCTGCTCTACTACAACGGCCTGCCCGGCGAGGTGGTCCCGCCGGTGAGCGCGGACGAGATCGAGGCGATGGACCGGCTGGGCACGCTCGGGATCCCGGCCGACCAGAAGGTGCTCAACGACCGGCTGGACGGCACGGCCTGGATGTACGCGCTGACCGGCGTGCACCCGGTGGCCGGCCACTACGACGCCGGCGTCGCGCCCAAGGACGCGGTCTACCTGGCCCAGCACTTCGCGGACTTCGACAGCGACCCGGAAGTGCGCGCGGCGGTGCGGCGGCTGAACATCCACTACGTGCTGGTGGGCAGCGGCACCATCCGCCGGGACACCCCGATCGCGCGGGGGCTGCAGCACCTGGACGGGCACGACTTCGTGAAGGCCGTGTACCGCAACCCGGGCGCCGTGATCTACCGGATCGTGAAGTAG
- a CDS encoding LLM class flavin-dependent oxidoreductase: protein MRVGIVILPEDRWWAAEPKWRAAEEYGFDHAWTYDHLGWRNLVDGPWFSAVPTLTAAAMVTSRIRLGTFVASPVARHPVPFTRELITLDDVSDGRFVLGVGAGVDHLHYDGAVLDAPELTAKQRVDRFTEFVEALDGLLMTDKFDFDGEYYRAREARNLPGPVQRPRLPFVVAANGPRTMTLAARFGAGWVTTGKGGATADEWWAGVKQLTEVFDQRLDAVGRDRASVQRYVNLDSSPVFSLSSVEAFRDAVGRAGELGFTDVISHWPRSSTPYEGREAVLEQVASDVLPELH from the coding sequence GTGCGAGTAGGCATCGTCATTCTTCCGGAAGATCGTTGGTGGGCCGCCGAGCCGAAGTGGCGCGCCGCCGAGGAGTACGGCTTCGACCACGCGTGGACGTACGACCACCTGGGCTGGCGCAACCTGGTCGACGGCCCGTGGTTCTCCGCGGTCCCGACCCTCACCGCGGCGGCGATGGTGACGTCCCGCATCCGGCTGGGCACCTTCGTGGCGTCGCCGGTCGCCCGGCACCCCGTGCCGTTCACGCGTGAACTGATCACCCTCGACGACGTCTCCGACGGCCGGTTCGTCCTCGGCGTCGGCGCGGGCGTCGACCACCTGCACTACGACGGCGCGGTCCTCGACGCCCCCGAGCTGACGGCGAAGCAGCGCGTGGACCGTTTCACCGAGTTCGTCGAGGCGCTCGACGGGCTGCTGATGACCGACAAGTTCGACTTCGACGGCGAGTACTACCGGGCCCGCGAGGCCCGCAACCTGCCCGGCCCGGTGCAGCGTCCCAGGTTGCCGTTCGTCGTCGCGGCCAACGGCCCCCGCACGATGACGCTCGCCGCCCGCTTCGGCGCCGGCTGGGTGACGACGGGCAAGGGCGGCGCGACGGCCGACGAGTGGTGGGCCGGCGTCAAGCAGCTCACCGAGGTCTTCGACCAGCGGCTGGACGCAGTGGGCCGCGACCGGGCGAGCGTCCAGCGGTACGTCAACCTGGACTCGTCCCCGGTGTTCTCGCTGAGCAGCGTGGAGGCGTTCCGCGACGCCGTGGGCCGGGCGGGCGAGCTGGGCTTCACCGACGTGATCTCGCACTGGCCGCGCTCGTCGACGCCGTACGAGGGCCGCGAGGCTGTGCTGGAGCAGGTGGCGAGCGACGTCCTGCCGGAGCTGCACTAG